In the genome of Polaribacter sp. MED152, one region contains:
- a CDS encoding M1 family metallopeptidase produces the protein MRKLLLLLVSVGMLVACAETKDVQYSENTKNKMSSNANGYWQQQVDYTMDIDMDVNNYQYKGTQKLVYTNNSPDDLDRVFYHLYFNAFQPGSQMDVRSLNIADPDRRVGDRISKLKPNEIGYIKVNSLKQDGAEVTYETVGTILEVKLQKPIKAGETVTFDMVFDAQVPVQIRRSGRNSKENVALSMAQWYPKMAEYDFQGWHTPPYIAREFHGVWGDFDVTLHIDKNYVVGGTGYLQNPQEVGHNYADKNQPLNLPKGDKLTWHFKAPNVHDFVWAADPEYNHDILKMPSGPTLHFFYKKTLEGEYLQNWKKLQPQTAELMAYFSENVGKYPYEQYSVIQGGDGGMEYAMATLITGKRKYGSLFGVTAHEMAHTWFQFLLASNESLHPWMDEGFTSYISNKAENEILNENKENPHAGSYRGYRTIVNRGYEESLSTHADRYNTNWAYGTASYSKGNIFLSQLEYVIGSENVAKGLKKYFNDFSFKHPTPNDIKRSMEKVSGIHLDWYLNEWTQTTHTIDYGVKSVNGKTITLERIGKMPMPIDLEVEYTDGSTESFNIPLRIMRGVKPTTATVLEDWAWAIPTYSFDAAKAVKSVTIDKSGLMADVKLDNNTYPAK, from the coding sequence ATGAGAAAATTATTACTTCTACTGGTATCTGTAGGTATGCTTGTTGCTTGTGCAGAAACTAAAGACGTTCAGTACTCAGAAAACACAAAAAATAAAATGTCTTCGAATGCTAATGGTTATTGGCAACAACAGGTAGATTATACTATGGATATTGATATGGATGTAAACAACTATCAATATAAAGGAACACAAAAATTAGTGTACACAAACAATTCTCCAGACGATTTAGACCGTGTTTTTTATCATTTATATTTTAATGCGTTTCAACCTGGTTCTCAAATGGATGTTCGTTCATTAAACATTGCAGATCCAGACAGAAGGGTAGGAGATAGAATCAGCAAATTAAAACCAAATGAAATTGGTTACATAAAAGTAAATTCTTTAAAACAAGATGGTGCTGAAGTAACTTATGAAACTGTAGGTACAATTCTAGAAGTAAAATTGCAAAAGCCTATTAAAGCCGGAGAAACTGTAACTTTTGATATGGTATTTGATGCGCAAGTGCCAGTGCAAATAAGACGTTCAGGAAGAAATAGTAAAGAAAATGTTGCACTTTCTATGGCTCAATGGTATCCTAAAATGGCTGAGTATGATTTTCAAGGATGGCATACTCCACCATATATAGCACGTGAATTTCATGGTGTTTGGGGAGATTTTGATGTTACCTTGCACATAGATAAAAATTATGTAGTTGGTGGTACTGGTTATTTGCAAAATCCGCAAGAAGTTGGTCATAATTATGCAGATAAAAATCAACCATTAAATTTACCTAAAGGCGATAAATTAACATGGCATTTTAAAGCACCAAATGTACATGATTTTGTTTGGGCTGCAGACCCTGAGTATAATCACGATATTTTAAAAATGCCTTCTGGGCCAACTTTACATTTTTTCTACAAAAAAACTTTAGAAGGTGAATATTTACAAAATTGGAAAAAACTACAACCACAAACTGCAGAGTTAATGGCATATTTTTCTGAGAATGTAGGTAAATATCCTTATGAACAATACTCAGTAATTCAAGGTGGAGATGGAGGTATGGAGTATGCTATGGCTACTTTAATTACAGGTAAGCGTAAATATGGAAGCTTATTTGGTGTTACTGCTCATGAAATGGCTCATACTTGGTTTCAATTTTTATTAGCTTCTAACGAAAGTTTACATCCATGGATGGATGAAGGTTTTACAAGTTACATTTCTAACAAAGCAGAAAACGAAATTTTAAACGAGAATAAAGAAAATCCGCATGCTGGTTCTTATAGAGGCTATAGAACAATTGTAAACAGAGGTTATGAAGAATCTCTTTCTACACATGCAGATAGATATAACACAAACTGGGCATATGGTACTGCAAGTTACTCTAAAGGAAATATTTTCTTATCGCAATTAGAATATGTTATTGGTTCAGAAAATGTGGCTAAAGGTTTAAAAAAGTACTTTAACGATTTTAGTTTTAAACACCCAACTCCAAATGATATCAAACGTTCAATGGAGAAAGTTTCTGGTATACATTTAGACTGGTATTTAAACGAATGGACACAAACTACGCACACTATAGATTATGGAGTTAAATCTGTAAATGGCAAAACCATTACTTTAGAAAGAATTGGTAAAATGCCAATGCCAATAGATTTAGAGGTAGAATACACAGATGGATCTACAGAAAGTTTTAATATTCCTTTACGTATTATGAGAGGTGTTAAGCCTACAACTGCAACTGTTTTAGAAGATTGGGCTTGGGCTATTCCAACATATTCTTTTGATGCAGCAAAAGCTGTAAAATCTGTAACTATTGATAAAAGTGGATTAATGGCAGATGTTAAATTAGATAACAATACCTATCCTGCAAAATAG